One part of the Treponema peruense genome encodes these proteins:
- a CDS encoding LysR family transcriptional regulator substrate-binding protein — MSFGCGELAAMKILPELIKDFKNFHPAVTYDIFTANADVIKEQMKKGIIDIGILLEPIDIEKFSFVRFEKCEEWVALINADDPLAKKEYITPKDFENKPLILPRRSNVQNEILSWLGEYFDEKKLMFTSSFTTNGALMVQAGLASFITIGNSTPFEYNSPSSKIVSRPLKPKLTANSVIAWKKGQPLSPAVRKFIEMFRFSKFNSQENV, encoded by the coding sequence ATTTCTTTTGGTTGCGGTGAATTGGCAGCTATGAAAATATTGCCTGAACTAATCAAAGATTTTAAGAATTTTCACCCGGCCGTAACTTACGATATTTTTACAGCAAATGCTGATGTAATAAAAGAACAAATGAAAAAAGGAATTATCGACATTGGAATTTTACTTGAACCGATTGATATAGAAAAATTTTCGTTTGTTCGATTTGAAAAATGTGAAGAATGGGTTGCTTTGATAAATGCAGATGATCCTTTGGCAAAAAAAGAATATATAACACCAAAAGATTTTGAAAACAAACCTTTAATTCTTCCACGCCGCTCTAATGTTCAAAACGAAATTCTTTCTTGGCTGGGTGAATATTTTGATGAAAAAAAATTAATGTTCACAAGTAGTTTTACTACAAACGGAGCATTAATGGTTCAGGCAGGGCTTGCTAGTTTTATTACAATCGGAAATTCAACTCCGTTTGAATATAATTCACCTTCTTCAAAAATTGTAAGTCGCCCGTTAAAACCAAAACTTACCGCAAACAGCGTAATTGCTTGGAAAAAAGGTCAGCCGCTTTCGCCGGCTGTCAGAAAATTTATTGAAATGTTCAGATTCAGTAAGTTTAACAGTCAGGAAAATGTTTGA
- a CDS encoding LysR family transcriptional regulator, translating into MEIRTLRYFLAVAREEGINRAAEVLNVTQPTLAARCRTWKKALV; encoded by the coding sequence ATGGAAATTCGTACATTAAGATATTTTCTTGCCGTTGCGCGTGAAGAAGGAATTAACCGTGCTGCAGAAGTTTTAAATGTTACACAGCCAACTTTAGCCGCCAGATGCAGGACTTGGAAGAAAGCCTTGGTGTAA
- a CDS encoding ATP-dependent DNA helicase, with the protein MKHHVPSISDLFDCLDVTGREHEILAWVVKNNTEQKGVLFTSLEKCENDSKYKLGDINDVDMLVKTYNRKLYTSEKQQARKLIIKNDHIFIESYKDDTLAIIQRIKSLAMNGVENYSNMVNHWLQNTDYQIDSDEKRKVLINMFTKSQVSVIYGSAGTGKTTLINHVSHLFNNYSRIYLAHTNPAVNNLKRKVAASSNCEFMTITKFINTKDLKRDYDILIIDECSTISNQNMRKLLELAKFKLLVLVGDTYQIEAIEFGNWFDAVRSFLPKSAVCELTKPYRSDSKQLLALWDNIRRMEDDVLDRLQGGEFSANLDPSIFASVEDKEIILCLNYGGLYGINNINHFMQENNSGKEIWRGIQRYKVGDPILFNDSADNFFSQNKEQVPIIHNNMKARILDFITLDKDKPTERIQFDIEIDRPLIELNVEDYDFKIIGSTENGNSIIRFAVNKNKSTDEDDDGASKTIVPFQIAYAVSIHKAQGLEYDSVKIIITDEIDELITHSIFYTAITRARKKLKIYWTQEVEKKVLNRLEPKNNSHDVALLKSEIN; encoded by the coding sequence TTGAAACATCACGTACCGAGCATTTCAGATTTATTTGATTGCCTTGATGTTACTGGACGTGAACATGAGATTTTAGCATGGGTGGTTAAAAATAATACAGAGCAGAAAGGAGTTCTTTTTACGTCATTAGAAAAATGTGAAAATGATAGTAAGTATAAGCTAGGTGATATTAATGATGTTGATATGCTCGTTAAAACCTACAATAGGAAATTATATACTAGTGAAAAGCAACAAGCTCGCAAGTTAATAATAAAGAATGATCATATTTTTATTGAGAGTTATAAAGATGATACCCTTGCAATTATTCAAAGAATAAAAAGCTTGGCAATGAATGGTGTGGAAAACTATTCTAATATGGTGAATCATTGGCTTCAAAATACAGATTACCAAATTGATTCTGACGAAAAGAGAAAAGTACTTATAAATATGTTCACCAAGTCACAGGTTTCTGTAATATATGGTTCTGCAGGCACCGGCAAAACAACTCTTATAAATCATGTTTCGCACCTTTTTAATAATTATTCTAGGATTTATTTAGCTCATACAAATCCTGCGGTGAATAATCTTAAGAGAAAAGTTGCTGCATCATCAAATTGTGAGTTTATGACGATTACTAAGTTTATAAATACAAAGGATTTGAAACGAGATTATGACATTCTTATAATTGATGAATGTAGTACTATTAGTAATCAAAATATGAGAAAGTTGCTTGAACTTGCGAAATTCAAGCTACTTGTCTTAGTTGGAGACACTTATCAGATAGAAGCTATTGAATTTGGTAATTGGTTTGATGCTGTTCGTAGTTTTTTGCCGAAATCAGCAGTTTGTGAATTAACTAAGCCATATAGAAGTGACAGTAAGCAGCTACTTGCATTATGGGATAATATACGCAGAATGGAAGATGATGTCCTTGATAGATTGCAAGGTGGTGAATTCTCAGCTAACCTTGATCCTTCTATTTTTGCTTCTGTCGAGGACAAAGAAATAATTCTTTGTCTGAATTATGGCGGACTATACGGAATTAATAATATTAATCACTTTATGCAAGAAAACAATAGTGGCAAAGAGATATGGAGAGGGATACAACGATATAAAGTTGGTGATCCAATCCTGTTTAATGATTCTGCTGATAATTTTTTTAGTCAGAATAAAGAACAAGTGCCGATTATTCATAATAATATGAAAGCCCGAATTTTAGATTTTATAACTTTGGATAAAGACAAGCCAACCGAGCGCATTCAATTTGATATAGAGATTGATAGACCACTTATTGAGCTAAATGTGGAGGATTATGATTTTAAGATTATTGGAAGTACTGAAAACGGCAATTCAATTATCCGCTTTGCAGTTAATAAAAACAAAAGTACAGATGAGGATGATGATGGTGCTTCAAAAACAATTGTTCCGTTTCAAATTGCATATGCTGTTTCAATTCACAAAGCACAAGGATTGGAATATGATTCTGTTAAAATTATTATAACGGATGAGATTGATGAATTGATAACTCACAGTATTTTTTACACTGCGATTACTCGTGCAAGAAAAAAACTAAAAATTTATTGGACACAAGAGGTGGAAAAGAAAGTCCTTAATAGATTAGAACCGAAGAATAATAGTCATGATGTGGCCTTGCTTAAGAGCGAAATAAATTGA
- a CDS encoding acyltransferase, whose product MAAGKVTIEDDVKIAIGVSVLTNKHDFYDRYVLTIKDVLIKKNAWIGAGAIILAGVTIGENAVVGAGSVVTHDVKDGEVVAGNPARVIRTLDLNKFEKI is encoded by the coding sequence ATGGCAGCAGGAAAAGTCACGATTGAAGATGATGTAAAAATTGCAATCGGTGTTTCTGTTTTGACAAACAAGCACGATTTTTATGATCGCTATGTTCTTACAATAAAAGATGTTCTGATTAAGAAAAATGCATGGATTGGAGCAGGTGCAATAATTCTTGCAGGCGTTACGATTGGGGAAAATGCAGTTGTAGGTGCCGGAAGTGTTGTAACTCATGATGTTAAAGACGGTGAAGTAGTTGCCGGAAATCCTGCAAGAGTTATAAGAACTCTTGATTTGAATAAATTTGAAAAAATTTGA